Proteins found in one Nostoc sp. NIES-3756 genomic segment:
- a CDS encoding sulfite oxidase-like oxidoreductase: protein MLGKFFQKPDQENAERVPPGQHLAKGFPVLTYGAAPKVTIDGWEFKVWGLVKPAIFTWSDFMALPHHEFTADFHCVTRWSKLDVKWTGIKVTDFMSLIEVDPQAVHVMQHCYGGYTTNIAMNDFVREENFFAFKLFGEDLPLEHGGPMRLVVPHLYAWKSAKWINGLEFLDKEELGFWERNGYNRRGEPWAEERYS, encoded by the coding sequence ATGCTAGGAAAATTTTTTCAGAAGCCAGACCAAGAAAATGCTGAGCGAGTTCCTCCAGGACAGCATCTAGCTAAGGGTTTCCCTGTTCTCACCTATGGCGCTGCACCTAAAGTCACTATTGATGGGTGGGAGTTTAAAGTTTGGGGTTTGGTAAAACCTGCCATTTTCACTTGGTCGGATTTTATGGCTTTACCTCATCACGAATTTACGGCAGACTTTCACTGTGTTACCCGTTGGTCTAAGCTAGATGTCAAATGGACAGGGATTAAAGTTACAGATTTTATGAGTCTGATTGAGGTAGACCCTCAAGCTGTTCATGTGATGCAACATTGCTATGGTGGTTACACCACAAATATTGCCATGAACGATTTTGTACGAGAAGAAAACTTCTTTGCCTTTAAATTATTTGGTGAAGACCTCCCCTTAGAACATGGCGGGCCGATGCGCTTAGTTGTACCCCATCTGTACGCCTGGAAAAGTGCTAAGTGGATTAATGGTCTAGAGTTTCTTGATAAGGAAGAACTGGGTTTCTGGGAACGCAATGGTTACAACCGTCGCGGTGAACCTTGGGCAGAGGAAAGATATAGTTAA
- the ureC gene encoding urease subunit alpha, which produces MAYRMSRRAYAETYGPTVGDRIRLADTELFIQVEQDFTTYGDEVKFGGGKVIRDGMGQSPIANADGAVDLVITNALILDWWGIVKADIGIKDGKIFKIGKAGNPYIQDNVDIIIGPGTEALAGEGMILTAGGIDTHIHFICPQQIEVAIASGITTMIGGGTGPATGTNATTCTPGPWNMYRMLQAADAFPMNLGFLGKGNASQPQGLTEQILAGAIGLKLHEDWGTTPATIDTCLTVADEYDVQVAIHTDTLNEAGFVEDTIAAFKNRAIHTYHTEGAGGGHAPDIIKVCGQANVLPSSTNPTRPYTVNTLDEHLDMLMVCHHLDPAIAEDVAFAESRIRRETIAAEDILHDLGAFSMIASDSQAMGRVGEVIIRTWQTSHKMKIQRGTLAGDGEADNLRAKRYVAKYTINPAITHGIAQYVGSVEEGKLADLCLWQPAFFGVKPEIVIKGGMIAWSQMGDANASIPTPQPVHMRPMFGSFAGARNATSLTFVSQAALERDIPKQLGLRKSAVAVSGTRQLTKQDMKLNDALPHIEVDPETYEVRADGELLTCEPATILPMAQRYFLF; this is translated from the coding sequence ATGGCCTACAGAATGTCCCGCCGCGCCTACGCAGAAACTTACGGCCCCACAGTAGGCGATCGCATCCGTCTAGCTGACACAGAATTATTTATACAAGTAGAACAAGACTTCACAACCTACGGCGACGAAGTGAAATTTGGTGGTGGTAAAGTCATTAGGGATGGGATGGGACAATCCCCCATTGCTAACGCCGATGGTGCAGTAGATTTAGTTATTACTAATGCTTTAATCCTCGATTGGTGGGGAATAGTCAAAGCAGATATCGGCATTAAAGATGGCAAAATATTTAAAATTGGGAAAGCGGGGAATCCTTATATTCAAGACAATGTAGATATTATTATCGGCCCTGGAACTGAAGCTTTAGCTGGGGAAGGAATGATTCTCACGGCTGGCGGTATTGATACCCATATCCATTTTATTTGTCCCCAGCAGATAGAAGTAGCGATCGCTTCCGGTATCACTACCATGATAGGTGGCGGTACAGGCCCAGCCACAGGAACCAACGCCACCACCTGTACCCCCGGCCCTTGGAATATGTACCGGATGCTACAAGCGGCTGATGCTTTCCCTATGAACTTAGGATTTTTGGGTAAAGGTAACGCTAGTCAACCCCAAGGACTTACAGAACAAATCTTAGCAGGGGCAATTGGTTTAAAGCTGCATGAAGACTGGGGAACTACACCCGCCACCATTGATACTTGCTTAACTGTAGCCGACGAATACGATGTGCAAGTAGCCATCCACACCGACACCCTCAACGAAGCCGGCTTTGTCGAAGATACCATCGCCGCCTTTAAAAATCGCGCCATCCACACATACCACACCGAAGGCGCAGGTGGAGGACACGCACCCGATATCATCAAAGTCTGCGGACAAGCCAATGTCCTCCCCTCTTCCACCAACCCCACCCGTCCTTACACCGTCAACACCCTAGACGAACACCTCGATATGTTGATGGTATGTCATCACCTAGATCCGGCGATCGCAGAAGATGTTGCTTTTGCCGAATCCCGCATCCGCCGCGAAACTATCGCCGCCGAAGATATTTTGCATGATTTAGGCGCGTTTAGTATGATTGCGTCTGACTCCCAAGCAATGGGTAGAGTAGGGGAAGTAATAATTCGCACTTGGCAGACATCCCACAAAATGAAGATACAACGTGGAACCCTTGCAGGAGATGGGGAAGCAGACAATTTAAGAGCTAAAAGATATGTTGCGAAATACACTATAAATCCCGCAATTACTCATGGCATCGCTCAGTATGTAGGTTCAGTGGAAGAAGGCAAACTTGCAGATTTATGTTTGTGGCAACCAGCTTTTTTTGGTGTCAAACCAGAGATAGTAATTAAAGGTGGGATGATAGCTTGGTCACAGATGGGAGATGCTAACGCCAGCATTCCCACACCGCAGCCAGTGCATATGCGCCCCATGTTTGGCAGTTTTGCAGGCGCGAGAAATGCCACATCTTTAACCTTTGTCTCCCAAGCCGCATTAGAAAGAGATATTCCTAAGCAATTGGGTTTACGCAAATCAGCCGTCGCCGTTTCGGGAACACGCCAATTAACTAAGCAGGATATGAAATTGAATGATGCCTTACCCCACATAGAAGTAGACCCCGAAACATACGAGGTTAGGGCGGATGGGGAATTGTTGACTTGTGAACCTGCGACAATTTTACCTATGGCACAGAGATATTTTTTATTTTAA
- a CDS encoding hybrid sensor histidine kinase/response regulator: MCAKSPQSGKILVVDDSPDNVFLIKTILEEEGYTVSTAEDGFSALAQLQASPCDLVLLDLMMPGMDGYEVTRRVRGEMKLQQYIPILLITAHDAPNVAHGLDLGADDFIRKPVTMDELLARVRSLLRLKHSMDERDEIARQREDFVSRLTHDLRTPLVAADRMLALFQQGALGDLSAQMHEVITIMARSNINLLSMVNTLLEVYRFEAGRKTLAFQPVNLSQLLDEVIGELNPLAQDKGLVINRDFENASKSSIVTGDGVPLTVGDRLELYRLFTNLIGNAIKFTPSGSVTIRIKTVTLSNQQDASSSPINSDYINVEIADTGPGIPLEEQATLFERFRQGSHKIAGSGLGLYLSRRIVEAHQGNIVVHSDVGKGSVFTVSLPVKM; encoded by the coding sequence ATGTGTGCAAAATCTCCTCAATCTGGAAAAATTCTGGTAGTTGACGATTCTCCAGATAACGTGTTTTTAATTAAAACCATTCTGGAAGAAGAAGGTTATACAGTTAGCACCGCCGAAGATGGTTTCTCAGCGTTGGCTCAATTGCAAGCATCCCCTTGTGATTTGGTACTGTTAGATTTAATGATGCCTGGTATGGATGGTTATGAAGTCACTAGGCGGGTGCGTGGGGAAATGAAGTTGCAGCAGTACATCCCTATCTTGTTAATTACTGCCCATGACGCGCCAAATGTAGCACATGGTTTAGATTTGGGTGCTGATGATTTCATCCGTAAACCTGTGACAATGGATGAGTTACTAGCTAGAGTGCGATCGCTCTTACGGTTAAAGCATAGTATGGATGAACGCGACGAAATTGCCCGTCAGCGTGAAGATTTTGTTTCTCGTCTCACCCACGATTTACGCACCCCTTTAGTAGCTGCTGATAGGATGCTGGCATTATTTCAACAAGGTGCTTTGGGAGACTTATCAGCACAAATGCACGAAGTAATAACCATCATGGCACGTAGCAATATCAATTTGCTTTCGATGGTGAACACTTTATTAGAAGTTTATCGCTTTGAAGCTGGGCGTAAAACTTTGGCATTTCAACCAGTCAATCTGAGTCAGTTACTCGATGAAGTCATCGGAGAACTGAACCCCTTAGCCCAAGACAAAGGCTTGGTCATTAATCGAGACTTTGAGAACGCATCTAAATCAAGTATTGTAACAGGTGATGGTGTTCCGCTCACCGTAGGCGATCGCTTAGAACTATATCGCTTATTTACTAACCTCATAGGCAATGCTATCAAATTTACCCCATCTGGTTCCGTAACTATCCGCATTAAAACCGTCACATTAAGTAATCAACAAGATGCTTCTTCATCCCCTATTAACAGCGATTATATAAATGTGGAAATAGCTGATACAGGCCCAGGTATACCATTAGAAGAACAAGCGACCTTATTTGAAAGATTTCGCCAAGGTAGTCATAAAATTGCTGGGAGTGGATTAGGTTTATATCTTTCTCGGCGCATTGTTGAAGCTCATCAAGGTAATATTGTAGTACATTCAGATGTAGGTAAAGGCAGTGTATTTACTGTGAGTTTGCCAGTGAAAATGTGA
- a CDS encoding transposase codes for MTEQSTDYDSPWKEVIELYFPRFLEFFFTQAYAEIDWTRPLDNELQQLEPDAEIGRRLVDKVAKVWLLDGEEAWVLVHVEVQGQYDSQFAERMYTYNYRLFDRHRNRVISLAVLGDEQANWRPNNYSYQLGGCRVSLEFPIAKLLDYEATWETLEQTTNPFGIIVMAHLKTKATQRKPESRLQWKLSLVRRLFERGYNREDIQELFRFIDWIMVLPRELALSFKTEVRSYEEVQRMRYVTSIERLAKEEGIRESVLEVLETRFGEVPTSIVEAINRIDQPSVLKTLLKRAIAISSTNEFQQLLNNLTSGE; via the coding sequence ATGACTGAGCAATCGACCGACTACGATAGCCCGTGGAAAGAGGTTATCGAACTATATTTCCCCCGCTTTCTGGAGTTCTTTTTTACCCAAGCTTACGCCGAAATCGATTGGACGCGACCTCTGGACAACGAACTACAACAACTAGAACCAGATGCAGAAATTGGACGGCGTTTAGTTGATAAAGTTGCCAAGGTTTGGTTACTCGATGGTGAAGAAGCTTGGGTACTAGTTCATGTAGAAGTCCAAGGACAATATGACAGCCAATTTGCCGAAAGGATGTACACCTACAATTACCGTTTGTTTGACCGTCATCGAAATCGAGTCATCAGCTTGGCAGTTTTAGGCGATGAACAAGCAAATTGGCGACCTAATAATTACAGCTATCAACTAGGCGGATGTCGCGTCAGTTTGGAGTTCCCCATAGCGAAATTGTTAGACTATGAAGCAACTTGGGAAACCCTAGAACAAACCACCAATCCCTTTGGGATAATTGTGATGGCGCATCTCAAAACCAAGGCAACGCAACGAAAACCAGAAAGTCGGCTACAGTGGAAATTAAGCCTGGTGAGAAGGCTATTTGAGAGGGGATATAACCGAGAAGATATTCAGGAATTATTCCGGTTTATCGATTGGATAATGGTTTTACCAAGGGAGTTGGCGCTAAGTTTTAAAACAGAAGTCAGAAGTTACGAGGAGGTACAAAGAATGCGGTACGTAACTAGTATTGAACGATTAGCAAAAGAAGAAGGGATTAGAGAAAGTGTCCTTGAAGTGCTAGAAACACGATTTGGAGAAGTACCAACTTCTATTGTGGAAGCCATTAATAGAATCGATCAACCATCTGTACTCAAGACATTGCTGAAAAGAGCGATCGCAATTTCATCTACCAATGAATTTCAGCAACTATTAAATAATCTCACATCTGGAGAATAA
- a CDS encoding urease subunit beta, whose amino-acid sequence MIPGEITTPVGEIELNAGRDTVKLLVANTGDRPIQVGSHFHFYEVNNALNFDRELALGMRLDIPAGTAVRFEPGDEKEVSLVPLVGSRRVYGFNGRVNGELQT is encoded by the coding sequence ATGATTCCAGGGGAAATAACTACACCAGTCGGGGAAATTGAATTAAATGCTGGTCGTGATACTGTGAAATTGCTGGTAGCAAATACAGGAGATAGACCAATTCAAGTTGGTTCCCATTTTCATTTTTATGAAGTTAATAATGCCTTGAATTTTGATAGGGAATTGGCGTTAGGAATGCGTTTGGATATTCCGGCGGGAACGGCGGTTAGGTTTGAACCTGGGGATGAGAAGGAAGTGAGTTTGGTTCCTTTGGTTGGTAGTCGTCGGGTTTATGGGTTTAATGGGAGGGTGAATGGAGAATTACAAACTTAA
- a CDS encoding photosystem II assembly protein, with translation MSRGDNKNAVKILQEIQKSGAKFSWLEKLFRDKLRLERLSQESQDEIANLRQQLTVIPESKPDLLLTPSSDFIDFISQTFNLVQHDKYKLQATGIEERIFEYLETQLVDYINDEFSKFPEQQLSKKLADAIDDINNLKRGKDPDYRYSLTPHVYFMKYFLENVYCLYLAWFLIYQHGLLNHKMNILDIAAGPGTVAYGLALLLQSVNEFVTLPQIHISYYSLEKQDTFQYRGLQFWRQYIESQAKPINAYYRFVTNDILNWQKQASSVPEKFFDFIVVSHCFFSDADTRVKAHNNYKEIFANGLNDQGYVLLIIQDKKLFKIYNCQLSEDQEKERNIINQFLLELGLKLVWYQYLTSRDSRNPCSATEFSKFAEQTLPKQIYMTPLIQKYFGQKYSSNYKLDDYVILGKRG, from the coding sequence GTGAGTCGTGGTGACAATAAAAATGCAGTCAAAATATTACAAGAAATTCAAAAATCGGGTGCAAAGTTTTCTTGGCTAGAGAAATTATTTAGAGACAAACTGCGACTTGAGCGTTTATCCCAGGAATCTCAAGATGAGATTGCCAATTTAAGGCAGCAGTTAACAGTCATCCCAGAATCAAAGCCTGACTTACTATTAACTCCTAGTTCAGATTTTATCGACTTTATCTCTCAAACGTTTAATTTAGTTCAACATGATAAATATAAACTTCAAGCAACTGGTATTGAAGAAAGAATATTTGAATATTTAGAAACACAACTTGTTGATTATATCAATGATGAATTTAGCAAATTTCCTGAACAGCAATTATCTAAAAAATTAGCAGATGCTATAGATGATATTAATAATCTAAAGAGGGGAAAAGACCCAGACTATCGTTATAGTCTGACACCCCATGTCTATTTTATGAAATATTTTCTAGAAAATGTCTACTGTTTATATTTAGCTTGGTTTCTCATCTACCAGCATGGGTTACTCAATCATAAAATGAACATACTTGATATTGCAGCAGGCCCGGGAACAGTTGCTTATGGTTTGGCGTTACTTCTGCAAAGTGTGAATGAGTTTGTTACTTTACCACAAATTCATATATCCTATTACTCTTTAGAAAAACAAGATACCTTCCAATACAGAGGACTCCAGTTTTGGCGACAATATATAGAGTCTCAGGCAAAACCAATAAATGCTTACTATCGATTTGTGACTAATGACATCTTAAATTGGCAAAAACAAGCTAGTAGCGTCCCAGAGAAATTTTTTGATTTTATTGTGGTTTCTCATTGCTTCTTTTCTGATGCGGATACAAGGGTTAAAGCACATAATAATTATAAGGAAATATTTGCTAATGGACTCAATGACCAAGGTTATGTATTATTAATTATTCAAGATAAGAAGTTATTCAAGATTTATAATTGTCAATTAAGTGAAGACCAAGAAAAGGAAAGAAATATCATAAATCAGTTTTTGTTAGAGTTAGGATTAAAGTTAGTATGGTATCAATATTTAACTTCGAGAGATAGTAGAAATCCTTGCTCTGCTACGGAGTTTTCTAAATTTGCTGAACAAACTCTACCAAAACAAATTTATATGACTCCACTTATACAAAAGTATTTTGGTCAAAAGTATTCGTCAAATTATAAATTAGATGATTACGTGATTTTGGGAAAGAGGGGATGA
- a CDS encoding aldehyde dehydrogenase, giving the protein MVTIETSKITRIVEKQRNFFQTGQTKDVNFRLEQLNKLKQLITENEQQITKALKADLNKSEFEIYATEIGSIKEINYAIKNIKNWSKPKKADVPLDFFSYSGKIYPEPLGVVLIVSPWNYPFALIITPLVGAIAAGNCAIVKPSELAPHTSSLVAELISKYFKSEYIAIVEGSVETSQELLAQKFDHIFFTGGTAIGKIVMEAAAKQLTPVTLELGGKSPCIVDTDINFEHTARRITWGKFINAGQTCIAPDYLLVNQNIKKDLIAAIQKTLKQFYGDNPAQSPDYGRIISHRHFERLTKFLNNGKIIVGGETNYENKYIAPTILDKVALTDPVMQEEIFGPILPVIEYTDIKDAIALINSQPKPLALYLFTQNQTLQKRVLQETSSGGVCINDTMMHIGVSSLPFGGVGDSGIGSYHGKASFDTFSHYKSVLKNSFWLDLNWRYAPYKDKLGLIKRLIK; this is encoded by the coding sequence ATGGTTACTATCGAAACCTCAAAAATTACTCGAATAGTTGAAAAGCAGCGTAATTTTTTCCAGACTGGTCAAACAAAAGATGTCAATTTTCGTCTAGAACAATTAAACAAGCTTAAGCAATTAATTACTGAGAATGAGCAACAAATAACTAAAGCCTTAAAAGCAGATTTAAATAAATCTGAATTTGAAATTTACGCCACAGAAATTGGATCAATTAAAGAAATTAATTATGCTATTAAAAATATTAAAAATTGGTCTAAGCCCAAAAAAGCTGATGTTCCACTAGACTTCTTTTCTTACTCAGGAAAAATTTATCCAGAACCATTAGGAGTTGTTTTAATTGTTAGCCCTTGGAATTATCCATTTGCTTTAATAATAACACCTTTAGTTGGGGCGATCGCTGCTGGAAATTGTGCTATTGTCAAACCATCAGAACTTGCACCTCATACCTCTAGTTTAGTAGCAGAACTAATTAGTAAATATTTCAAGAGCGAGTATATTGCCATAGTAGAAGGTAGTGTGGAAACCAGCCAAGAATTACTAGCCCAAAAATTTGACCACATCTTTTTTACTGGTGGTACAGCCATAGGCAAAATTGTCATGGAAGCCGCAGCTAAACAACTCACACCAGTTACCTTAGAGTTGGGCGGTAAAAGTCCTTGTATTGTTGATACTGATATTAATTTTGAACATACAGCTAGACGCATTACTTGGGGTAAATTTATTAATGCAGGTCAAACTTGCATCGCCCCTGACTATCTTTTAGTTAATCAAAATATCAAAAAAGATTTAATCGCCGCTATACAAAAAACCCTCAAACAATTCTATGGCGATAACCCAGCCCAAAGCCCTGATTATGGCAGAATTATTAGCCATAGACATTTTGAGCGTTTAACTAAATTCCTCAACAACGGCAAAATTATTGTTGGTGGCGAAACAAATTATGAAAACAAATATATCGCTCCCACAATTTTAGATAAAGTTGCTTTGACAGATCCTGTAATGCAGGAAGAAATTTTTGGGCCGATTTTACCTGTGATTGAATACACAGATATTAAAGATGCGATCGCCCTAATTAATTCTCAACCAAAACCCCTAGCTTTATACCTATTTACGCAAAATCAAACCCTACAAAAACGTGTCTTACAAGAAACCTCATCTGGTGGAGTATGTATTAACGACACAATGATGCACATAGGCGTTTCATCCCTACCATTTGGTGGCGTAGGAGATAGTGGTATCGGTAGTTATCACGGTAAAGCCAGCTTCGACACCTTTTCCCATTACAAAAGTGTCTTGAAAAACTCCTTCTGGCTAGACCTAAATTGGCGTTACGCTCCCTACAAAGATAAATTGGGGTTAATCAAGCGTCTTATTAAGTAG
- the ureA gene encoding urease subunit gamma: MQLTPQEKDKLLIFTAALVAERRKDRGLKLNYPEAVAYISAAILEGARDGRTVAELMSYGTNLLTRDDVMEGIAEMVHEVQVEATFPDGTKLVTVHNPIR; this comes from the coding sequence ATGCAGCTTACACCGCAAGAAAAAGATAAATTATTGATTTTTACTGCCGCTTTAGTAGCAGAAAGGCGTAAGGATAGAGGTTTGAAATTGAATTATCCAGAAGCTGTTGCTTATATTTCTGCTGCTATTTTGGAGGGTGCGAGAGATGGACGCACTGTAGCGGAATTGATGAGTTATGGCACAAATCTTTTAACAAGAGATGATGTGATGGAAGGTATAGCGGAAATGGTGCATGAGGTGCAAGTTGAAGCCACCTTTCCTGATGGGACAAAGTTAGTAACTGTGCATAATCCTATTCGTTAA
- a CDS encoding urease accessory protein UreD: MASNLQVTEGWHGKLDLVYADRSNSTGLIYNHQQAPLKVQRPFYPEGDKICHSVILHTAGGVVGGDRLSYNFHLQPNAQALITSAAAGKIYRSNGLLAKQTINIKIDAGACLEWLPQETILFNGAIYRQDLRVKLATGANFLGWEITRFGRSARGEKFYQGEWRSHTEVYQEGVPLWIDRQWLPGNEGVFHSSHGLNGQPIVGSFVWVGSAVTEEFVQKARDLWDGVGEVGVTQLQNGFLCRYRGLSTSEVRNWFTVVWQLLRVSFLHRGDCIPRVWQV; the protein is encoded by the coding sequence ATGGCTTCTAATTTACAGGTAACAGAAGGGTGGCATGGTAAGCTTGACCTAGTTTATGCCGATCGCTCCAATTCAACCGGGTTAATTTACAATCACCAGCAAGCACCGCTAAAGGTACAGCGTCCGTTTTATCCAGAAGGAGATAAGATTTGCCATAGTGTGATTTTACACACGGCTGGGGGTGTGGTGGGAGGCGATCGCTTATCTTATAATTTCCACCTCCAACCCAACGCACAGGCTTTAATTACTAGCGCCGCCGCCGGGAAAATATATCGCAGTAATGGTTTACTGGCGAAGCAAACTATTAATATTAAAATCGATGCGGGCGCTTGTTTGGAATGGCTACCGCAAGAAACAATTTTATTTAACGGGGCAATTTATCGCCAAGATTTACGGGTAAAATTAGCTACTGGGGCGAATTTCTTAGGTTGGGAAATTACGCGATTTGGTCGTAGTGCTAGGGGAGAGAAATTTTACCAAGGAGAATGGCGATCGCATACGGAAGTTTACCAAGAAGGTGTTCCTTTGTGGATAGATCGTCAATGGCTACCTGGGAATGAGGGGGTTTTCCACAGTTCACACGGCTTAAATGGACAGCCGATAGTCGGTAGTTTTGTTTGGGTAGGTAGTGCGGTTACTGAAGAATTTGTGCAGAAAGCACGGGATTTATGGGACGGTGTGGGGGAAGTTGGGGTGACGCAATTACAAAATGGATTTTTGTGTCGATATCGTGGTCTTTCTACATCTGAGGTGAGAAACTGGTTTACGGTTGTTTGGCAGTTACTACGAGTGTCTTTTCTCCATCGTGGTGACTGTATACCTAGAGTATGGCAGGTTTAA
- the rpmF gene encoding 50S ribosomal protein L32 yields MAVPKKKTSKSKRDKRRATWRHKAAVEAQKALSLGKSILTGRSTFVYPTAEEEDEEE; encoded by the coding sequence ATGGCGGTTCCTAAGAAGAAAACATCTAAATCAAAACGCGATAAGCGTCGAGCTACCTGGAGACATAAGGCTGCTGTGGAAGCGCAAAAAGCTTTGTCCTTGGGCAAATCAATATTGACTGGACGTTCTACATTTGTCTATCCTACTGCGGAAGAAGAAGACGAAGAAGAATAA
- a CDS encoding caspase family protein, whose translation MANYWAIAIGVNQYHLFQPLRCAQADAEALKDFLIQQAGFLTQQCLLMTDTSAPVEDRPTYPTKDHILLWLEDLAAVCWQPEDHLWFFFSGYGVNHNGRDYLMPVEGDPKFVEETGIEVRSLMQSLQLANLNVLLIFDINRASGSLGETPVGQEIIELAQELQLATILSCQPDQFSQESRELGHGIFTGALLSALRSGYGSDLTQLEQHLSGLTPELSQHYWRPTQNPVAVIPFPEQAILPPVENTTDTEVELSASIPSTIEPSEPEPIIFSEENFAMAFTAPSIGEPPRTTDKLPKFDIWKGYQGVETNGNGKSLILTLDKQPLPSTKTEVTQQPEEESAGRFIPEAPQPYITRLPANKVEPPLWKQFLLWGGGTMVVVSLISIVLLRNQVKVLKARQQLAATSDTQIIKTPSTPRPLPKLSPAPLSIPKNQSTAQIAPISESKKRNQAVLDLAKMSLRQTQASDLSLAIATAKKIKPGEPLHEQAQENIKIWSQMILDLAEGRAKQRQYANAIAAAKLIPKDEILYTKAQKSIEQWRSEAKQFLANQTLIEAAKALIKPGQASTYNRAIEVAKRVPQAQPGFDLAKTSINNWSAKILDLAKNRADQENFDAAIATATLVPEGTAVYEDSQEAIQKWQARKKSQ comes from the coding sequence ATGGCAAACTACTGGGCAATCGCCATAGGCGTAAATCAATATCATTTATTTCAACCTTTACGTTGCGCTCAAGCCGATGCTGAGGCGCTAAAAGACTTTTTGATTCAACAAGCAGGCTTTTTAACCCAACAATGCCTGCTGATGACGGATACTTCTGCACCTGTTGAAGACAGACCTACCTATCCCACCAAAGACCATATATTGTTGTGGCTGGAAGATTTAGCCGCAGTTTGTTGGCAACCAGAAGACCATTTATGGTTTTTCTTTAGCGGTTATGGAGTTAACCACAACGGCAGAGATTATCTTATGCCCGTCGAAGGTGATCCCAAATTTGTGGAAGAGACTGGTATCGAAGTGCGATCGCTAATGCAAAGTTTGCAACTAGCGAACCTGAATGTTTTGCTCATCTTCGATATCAACCGTGCTTCCGGTAGCCTTGGTGAGACTCCCGTAGGTCAGGAAATCATCGAACTAGCTCAAGAATTACAACTCGCCACCATCCTGTCCTGTCAGCCAGACCAATTTTCTCAAGAAAGTAGAGAATTAGGACACGGGATATTTACGGGTGCATTGTTGTCAGCCTTACGTTCCGGCTATGGCAGTGATTTAACCCAATTAGAACAACACTTAAGTGGTCTTACTCCCGAATTATCTCAACATTACTGGCGACCTACACAAAACCCTGTAGCGGTTATCCCCTTCCCAGAACAGGCAATTCTGCCCCCAGTAGAAAACACAACCGATACAGAAGTAGAACTTAGCGCCTCCATTCCCAGCACCATAGAACCCTCGGAACCCGAACCAATTATTTTTTCTGAGGAAAACTTTGCTATGGCATTCACTGCACCCTCCATAGGAGAACCCCCAAGAACTACCGATAAGTTGCCAAAGTTCGATATTTGGAAGGGATATCAAGGGGTAGAAACCAATGGTAACGGCAAATCACTAATCCTCACCCTAGATAAACAACCATTACCAAGCACGAAAACAGAAGTTACCCAGCAACCTGAAGAAGAAAGTGCTGGGCGGTTCATTCCCGAAGCGCCCCAACCTTACATCACTCGACTACCAGCCAATAAAGTAGAGCCTCCATTATGGAAACAGTTTCTTCTGTGGGGTGGTGGGACTATGGTAGTCGTGTCCTTAATTTCTATTGTTCTACTTCGCAACCAAGTTAAGGTTTTAAAAGCGAGGCAACAATTAGCCGCTACAAGTGATACACAAATCATCAAAACACCTTCAACTCCAAGGCCGCTTCCTAAGCTATCTCCAGCCCCACTATCTATCCCCAAGAATCAATCAACTGCTCAAATTGCGCCTATTTCAGAATCAAAAAAACGCAACCAAGCTGTATTAGACTTAGCGAAAATGTCCCTGAGACAGACTCAAGCGAGTGACCTCAGCTTGGCGATCGCCACGGCGAAAAAAATCAAACCCGGCGAACCCCTACACGAACAAGCACAGGAAAATATTAAAATTTGGAGCCAGATGATTTTAGATTTAGCAGAAGGTCGCGCCAAACAAAGGCAATACGCCAATGCGATCGCAGCTGCTAAATTAATTCCCAAAGACGAAATTCTTTATACCAAAGCACAAAAATCAATTGAACAATGGCGTTCAGAAGCTAAACAATTTCTCGCCAATCAAACTTTAATAGAGGCCGCTAAAGCTTTAATTAAACCAGGACAAGCTTCAACTTATAACCGTGCCATTGAAGTTGCTAAAAGAGTACCCCAAGCTCAACCAGGCTTTGATTTAGCAAAAACATCTATTAATAACTGGAGTGCAAAAATTCTTGATCTGGCTAAAAATCGCGCCGATCAAGAAAACTTCGATGCAGCAATTGCCACCGCTACCCTAGTCCCAGAGGGAACAGCCGTCTACGAAGACTCTCAAGAAGCCATCCAGAAATGGCAGGCAAGAAAAAAGAGTCAATAG